The following are from one region of the Mycetohabitans rhizoxinica HKI 454 genome:
- a CDS encoding DEAD/DEAH box helicase: MSFNSLGLSEPLVRAVNELGYTTPTPIQRQAIPAVLGGGDLLAGAQTGTGKTAGFTLPILERLSHSRATSGKIPVRALILTPTRELAAQVEQSVREYGKYLKLRSTVMFGGVGINPQIDALRRGVDIVVATPGRLLDHLQQRTIDLSSLQILVLDEADRMLDMGFIHDIKRVLKYLPSQRQNLLFSATFSDEIKALADNLLDSPALIEVARRNTTAETVTQTIYPVDRDRKRELLTHLIKAHNWFQVLVFTRTKHGANRLAEQLTKDGISALAIHGNKSQAARTRALSEFKDGTLQVLVATDIAARGIDIDQLPHVVNFDLPNVPEDYVHRIGRTGRAGATGEAISLVCIDEHQLLTDIERLIKRTLPREVIAGFEPDPNAKPEPIQRRSQPARGAGPREPRRAGIKPQAGQAAKPSAAPAAKPRTGTVTKRGLATKSGAAAKSQPAAPARSPAGAAANARPAQAGKSPATHAAKPGAAPAGKRSGAAPQTAPERHREATPPASHGGRDKRMAQAQDRDARQPRASESSPRRNGGPGALLGGGTKGSSR; the protein is encoded by the coding sequence ATGTCATTTAATTCTCTCGGCTTGTCCGAACCTCTGGTTCGCGCAGTCAACGAACTCGGCTACACGACGCCGACACCGATCCAGCGGCAAGCCATTCCGGCCGTGCTCGGCGGCGGCGACTTGCTGGCCGGCGCGCAAACCGGCACCGGCAAGACTGCCGGCTTCACGCTGCCGATCCTGGAAAGACTATCCCATTCGCGCGCGACATCGGGCAAAATACCGGTTCGCGCACTGATCCTGACGCCGACACGCGAATTGGCCGCGCAAGTCGAGCAAAGCGTGCGCGAATACGGCAAGTACCTCAAGCTGCGCTCGACGGTCATGTTCGGCGGCGTCGGCATTAACCCGCAAATCGACGCGCTGCGGCGCGGCGTCGATATCGTCGTGGCCACGCCTGGACGATTACTAGATCACCTTCAGCAGCGCACAATCGACTTGAGCAGCCTGCAGATCCTGGTGCTCGACGAGGCTGACCGGATGCTGGATATGGGCTTCATCCACGACATCAAGCGGGTGCTCAAGTATCTGCCTTCACAGCGCCAAAACCTGCTGTTTTCGGCGACGTTCTCCGACGAGATCAAGGCGCTCGCGGACAACCTGCTCGATTCACCAGCGCTAATCGAGGTGGCCCGTCGCAATACCACCGCCGAGACGGTCACCCAAACGATCTATCCGGTCGATCGCGACCGCAAGCGCGAGCTACTCACGCATTTGATCAAGGCGCACAACTGGTTTCAGGTGCTCGTGTTCACGCGCACCAAGCACGGCGCAAACCGGCTCGCCGAACAGTTGACGAAGGATGGCATCAGCGCCCTGGCTATCCACGGCAACAAAAGCCAGGCGGCCCGGACCCGGGCATTGTCAGAATTCAAGGACGGCACGCTGCAAGTGTTAGTCGCTACCGACATCGCAGCGCGCGGCATCGACATCGACCAATTGCCGCACGTGGTGAATTTCGACCTGCCGAATGTTCCGGAAGATTACGTGCACCGTATCGGCCGAACAGGCCGCGCGGGCGCGACGGGCGAGGCCATATCGCTGGTCTGCATCGACGAGCATCAATTGCTGACGGACATTGAACGCCTGATCAAGCGTACGCTGCCGCGCGAAGTCATTGCCGGCTTCGAACCGGATCCCAATGCGAAGCCGGAGCCAATCCAGCGGCGCAGCCAGCCGGCGCGCGGTGCGGGGCCACGCGAACCCCGTCGCGCCGGCATCAAGCCACAGGCTGGCCAAGCGGCGAAACCATCAGCGGCGCCAGCGGCCAAACCCCGCACAGGGACAGTGACTAAGCGAGGGTTAGCGACCAAGTCAGGGGCAGCCGCCAAGTCACAACCGGCGGCGCCAGCCAGGTCGCCGGCAGGAGCAGCCGCCAACGCGCGGCCCGCACAGGCGGGCAAATCCCCGGCGACACACGCTGCGAAACCGGGCGCCGCACCAGCAGGCAAGCGCTCTGGCGCGGCGCCCCAGACCGCGCCAGAGCGACATCGCGAAGCGACCCCTCCCGCGTCGCACGGTGGCCGTGACAAACGAATGGCGCAAGCACAGGATCGTGACGCACGGCAGCCGCGCGCATCCGAATCATCGCCACGGCGCAACGGCGGCCCGGGTGCGCTACTCGGCGGCGGCACCAAGGGCTCATCGCGCTAG